In one window of Lytechinus pictus isolate F3 Inbred chromosome 19, Lp3.0, whole genome shotgun sequence DNA:
- the LOC129269854 gene encoding late histone H2B.L3-like has product MPAKAQAAGKKGSKKAKAPRPTGDKKRRRRRKESYGIYIYKVLKQVHPDTGISSRAMSIMNSFVNDVFERIAGEASRLAHYNKRSTISSREVQTSVRLLLPGELAKHAVSEGTKAVTKYTTSK; this is encoded by the coding sequence ATGCCTGCCAAAGCACAAGCCGCTGGAAAGAAAGGATCGAAGAAGGCCAAGGCTCCCAGGCCTACCGGAGACAAGAAGAGGAGAAGGCGTCGAAAGGaaagctacggaatctacatctacaaggttCTGAAGCAGGTCCATCCCGACACTGGTATCTCAAGCCGTGCCATGTccatcatgaacagcttcgtcaacgatgTCTTCGAGCGCATCGCCGGTGAGGCATCCCGACTTGCCCACTACAACAAGAGGTCCACCATCAGCAGCCGCGAGGTCCAGACTTCAGTCCGTCTCCTCCTCCCCGGTGAATTGGCCAAGCACGCCGTCTCTGAGGGCACCAAGGCCGTCACCAAGTACACCACCTCCAAGTAA
- the LOC135157679 gene encoding uncharacterized protein LOC135157679: MMTSSRSPLAMTSLGLHYDCDDDDEMGLPPITGGSLDRDFMRINVFPPPLQTRSSSENRKFCIPQTDADWIQMVNRFNHGHQEMYYPSKSVYSKPPGPKPIRSISANSYFDPFTLRTDVSGSTKARVEENGMTRVQMERAYQRACAKSVTGTRYRELPSNYLREFPRDQQRIPILRTSTMPFVPRYANSSTSESGYCTGDETKKASTFLAAQQREQSSVRPNPLSSPSSSRRADGNLPSKREAWYSAPYRAKIIKQSPPWRSLLNRRPQGMRASGELCPKYCRCCFKDTYDSSNKNIFKIDLT; the protein is encoded by the coding sequence atgatgacgtcatcaaggAGTCCACTCGCAATGACGTCATTAGGCCTCCATTACgattgtgatgatgacgacgaaaTGGGTCTTCCGCCAATCACGGGTGGCAGTCTGGACAGAGACTTCATGCGCATCAATGtatttcctcctcctcttcagaCGCGCAGCAGTTCTGAAAACCGAAAGTTTTGCATTCCTCAAACCGACGCAGATTGGATTCAGATGGTGAATAGATTCAACCACGGACACCAAGAGATGTATTATCCGTCTAAAAGTGTGTACTCCAAACCTCCAGGTCCGAAACCGATCCGATCCATCAGCGCGAACTCCTATTTCGATCCGTTTACTTTGCGCACTGACGTTTCTGGCAGCACGAAGGCTCGTGTCGAAGAGAACGGGATGACGCGCGTACAGATGGAGCGCGCGTATCAACGCGCATGTGCAAAGTCTGTCACCGGTACAAGGTATCGAGAACTGCCGTCCAATTACTTACGCGAATTTCCGCGAGATCAACAAAGAATTCCTATTTTGAGAACTAGCACGATGCCCTTCGTTCCTCGTTATGCCAATTCTTCAACATCGGAATCGGGGTACTGCACCGGTGACGAAACAAAAAAGGCATCGACATTTCTAGCTGCTCAACAGCGAGAACAAAGCTCTGTGCGTCCGAACCCTTTGTCGTCGCCATCGTCATCGAGACGGGCAGATGGAAATTTACCGTCGAAAAGAGAAGCGTGGTACAGTGCCCCCTATCGTGCTAAAATCATAAAGCAATCACCACCGTGGCGCTCTCTTTTGAACAGGCGACCCCAAGGGATGAGAGCAAGTGGAGAGCTATGTCCGAAGTATTGTCGATGCTGTTTCAAAGACACTTACGATTCAAGTAACAAGAACATTTTCAAGATCGACCTCACGTAG
- the LOC135157678 gene encoding probable methyltransferase-like protein 25, with product MDGVRMKLDDIIQFVSKFTTIVECSLVNFYTNNMWNRVLTTTGTRFASQILQLSVRELAEFPSGKDFLQNQVESKDVEFPDLREFSKEMVANRLESVILPFEKVAQNCGKDDHRTRTYPQEMARDALSFGEGRMEEPVKEAAPRKERESSLTSVNSTNAEAELTKRIMGKKKSHEVASMAQKSADILSMTGIQQVIDIGSGKGYLGQFLSMQYGINVISVDSSETNTNGALKRNNRLTKQWKGIVKNAMQKTCEDTSAKQEDCRLRSKITTTSSPEEIQDKGCTEPSCPLDSSESERTEPSFEKNSGSSPTGSSSAPVQLVLLGDDTCSAVERLVEEAPTSVQLFSPSGSVTVAASSVSSSSIASSSLSSSSSVASLSSPSSSIAPSSLSSSSIASSSLSSSSSSSTPSTYTSVESSSVSYLTSTTSSIPSPLSSFNIHIPTLSAQPSVAVSNPSQEIFLPSAKQTAEEEQLETSCLSPSCQPQKEDERNKSGLSQEQSCHESICHKQTCQKRVDTTGSDGRIGNQSESGENKHAACVSVTGFVDEETEIGDFLQCDENARYFDLSEPFMMVGLHTCGDLAPSMLRIFQSNPSMHCLCNVGCCHHLVTEEFAREDEWDWENAGMKATGSSFGFPMSEYLREKKVALGRGTRMAACLAADRIASQKTVDVTGLFYRAVFQVICRDHFTIPTRKQIVGKLARKCKSFLEYARKALRKLKMDDSKISDEEICAYEVKYRPSYKHLAAYNQLRAALSPSIEAIILLDRLLYLKEQPNIKTACIVQLFDPVTSPRCYGIFAVKGTDR from the exons atGGATGGTGTAAGAATGAAACTAGATGATATCATTCAATTCGTGAGTAAATTCACAACGATTGTAGAATGCAGCTTAGTAAACTTTTACACGAATAACATGTGGAATCGCGTGCTCACAACAACCGGCACACGCTTCGCATCTCAAATTTTGCAATTGTCAGTCCGTGAACTGGCAGAATTTCCTTCTGGTAAAGATTTCCTCCAAAATCAAGTCGAATCTAAGGACGTAGAATTTCCAGACTTGCGggaattttcaaaagaaatggtAGCAAACCGATTGGAATCGGTGATACTGCCTTTTGAAAAAGTGGCCCAAAATTGTGGAAAAGATGACCATCGCACACGCACTTACCCGCAAGAGATGGCACGTGACGCCCTGAGTTTCGGCGAGGGTCGGATGGAGGAGCCGGTGAAAGAAGCAGCACCTCGGAAAGAGCGAGAGTCTAGTCTGACGAGCGTCAACAGCACAAACGCAGAGGCAGAGCTGACCAAACGAATAATGGGCAAGAAGAAGTCTCATGAAGTAGCATCGATGGCCCAGAAATCTGCTGACATCTTGTCAATGACTGGTATCCAGCAG GTTATTGACATCGGGAGTGGAAAGGGCTATCTGGGTCAGTTTCTCAGCATGCAGTATGGCATTAACGTCATCAGTGTTGATTCATCAGAAACCAACACGAATGGCGCCCTCAAGCGGAACAACAGGCTAACCAAACAATGGAAAGGGATTGTGAAGAATGCTATGCAGAAAACTTGTGAGGATACTAGTGCAAAGCAAGAAGACTGCAGATTAAGAAGTAAAATTACTACTACTAGCAGTCCTGAGGAAATTCAAGATAAAGGATGTACAGAACCCTCATGTCCTTTGGATTCAAGTGAAAGTGAAAGGACTGAACCATCATTTGAGAAAAATTCTGGTTCATCTCCGACCGGGTCTTCATCAGCACCAGTGCAGTTAGTGTTGTTGGGGGATGACACATGTTCTGCTGTGGAAAGGTTGGTGGAGGAAGCACCAACTTCAGTGCAACTATTTTCACCTTCAGGGTCTGTAACAGTAGCagcatcatcagtatcatcgtcatcaatagcatcttcatcattgtcttcatcatcatcagtagcatcactatcatcaccatcatcatcaatagcACCTTCATCattgtcttcatcatcaatagcatcttcatcattgtcttcatcatcatcatcatcaacaccatcaacTTATACTTCTGTAGAGTCATCATCAGTATCTTATTTGACTTCAACAACCTCATCAATTCCATCACCTCTGTCATCATTCAATATTCATATACCAACACTTTCTGCACAACCCTCAGTGGCAGTGTCAAACCCATCACAAGAAATATTTCTACCTTCTGCAAAGCAAACAGCAGAAGAAGAACAGCTAGAAACCTCTTGCCTTTCACCATCTTGCCAACCCCAAAAAGAGGATGAGAGGAACAAGTCTGGTCTTAGCCAGGAACAATCTTGCCATGAATCGATTTGCCATAAACAAACTTGCCAAAAGAGAGTTGACACAACAGGAAGTGACGGGAGAATTGGAAACCAGAGTGAGTCAGGAGAGAATAAGCACGCAGCCTGTGTATCCGTAACAGGATTTGTTGATGAAGAGACAGAGATCGGGGATTTCTTGCAGTGTGATGAGAACGCAAGATACTTTGATCTGTCAGAG CCATTCATGATGGTCGGACTGCACACCTGTGGTGATCTAGCCCCCTCTATGCTGAGAATCTTCCAGTCCAATCCCAGCATGCATTGCCTGTGTAACGTCGGCTGCTGCCATCATCTCGTCACTGAAGAGTTTGCGAGGGAAGACGAGTGGGACTGGGAGAACGCAGGGATGAAGGCGACGGGGTCATCGTTTGGTTTCCCAATGAGTGAATATCTTAGGGAGAAGAAAGTTGCTCTTGGGCGGGGCACTCGGATGGCAGCTTGTTTG GCAGCAGATAGAATAGCTTCACAGAAGACAGTAGATGTGACAGGGTTGTTCTACCGAGCCGTGTTTCAAGTCATCTGCCGAGATCACTTCACTATTCCTACCAG AAAACAGATCGTCGGGAAGCTTGCACGAAAGTGCAAATCCTTTCTGGAGTACGCAAGGAAAGCACTCAGAAAATTAAAGATGGACGATAGTAAG ATATCTGATGAAGAGATCTGTGCTTATGAGGTCAAGTACAGGCCATCCTACAAACACCTGGCGGCTTACAACCAGTTGAGGGCAGCATTGTCACCAAGCATCGAGGCCATTATCCTACTAGACAGGCTTCTCTACTTGAAAGAACAG CCTAACATCAAGACGGCATGCATCGTTCAGCTCTTTGACCCCGTGACCTCTCCTAGATGCTATGGTATCTTTGCAGTCAAGGGAACTGATCGGTGA
- the LOC129269124 gene encoding late histone H2A.L3, with the protein MSGRGKGAGKARAKAKSRSARAGLQFPVGRVHRFLRKGNYAERVGAGAPVYLAAVLEYLAAEILELAGNAARDNKKTRIIPRHLQLAVRNDEELNKLLSGVTIAQGGVLPNIQAVLLPKKTSKAAK; encoded by the coding sequence ATGTCTGGACGTGGTAAAGGAGCAGGAAAGGCCCGCGCTAAGGCCAAGAGTCGATCTGCCCGTGCAGGACTTCAGTTCCCAGTTGGTCGTGTCCACCGTTTCCTTCGCAAGGGCAACTACGCCGAACGTGTAGGTGCAGGAGCTCCAGTCTACCTGGCTGCCGTCCTCGAGTACCTCGCCGCTGAAATCCTCGAGTTGGCAGGCAATGCCGCCCGCGACAACAAGAAGACCCGTATCATCCCCCGTCACTTGCAGCTGGCTGTCCGCAACGACGAGGAGTTGAACAAGCTTCTCAGTGGAGTCACCATCGCCCAGGGTGGTGTCCTCCCCAACATCCAGGCTGTCCTCCTGCCCAAGAAGACATCCAAGGCAGCCAAGTAA